A genomic segment from Blastococcus sp. PRF04-17 encodes:
- a CDS encoding MFS transporter → MSRSPRHPPAERASQAGAVPGLPAVVLATLAVLVTAADTYVVVLALPDILTGVGVSLDELQRATPIVGGFLLGYTATLPLLGRLADLRGRVPVLIGCLLLFAVGSLLTATADSLGPAVLGRGLQGIGAGGLVPATLALVADRWPPERRSVPLGVVGAVQEGGAVLGPLAGAAVLAVADWRAIFWLNLLLGLGLAVGVVATGRVRRPDPVGLGLAVVAALALGLQLAEPAQLAEDVTLGLLYVPVAEPLEWTTPLLLVGAVATLALVARSLSTPDGAVLPLRGVRRLATEVDLLGSALVVVALGSLVWAFAAADTSRQVVAHGPVLLPVAVAAAVVFIWHERRTPRPVLPLHALRPVGAWGALLVNLLVGVALVAALVDIPLFARSTTTPGDQLGAALVLLRLLIAVPIGAVAGGWLCRVVAPRLVAAAGMALAAAAFVAMARWDADSLDGGWSTVVLLAAGLGFGLAIAPVNAVLLAVTESEVHGSASALAVVARTVGMLTGLSLLTAVALRRFNAEIAAAGSPLELCPRTPSDCAPYDAAVDSAILTQLHTVFVGAAVAAALAALAALVLLRSGRTTAVGR, encoded by the coding sequence ATGTCGAGATCACCGCGCCACCCACCGGCTGAGCGCGCGTCGCAGGCCGGCGCCGTCCCGGGGCTGCCCGCCGTCGTCCTGGCCACCCTCGCCGTGCTGGTCACCGCGGCCGACACCTACGTCGTCGTCCTGGCGCTGCCCGACATCCTCACCGGGGTCGGCGTCAGCCTCGACGAGCTGCAGCGGGCCACGCCGATCGTCGGCGGCTTCCTGCTCGGCTACACGGCGACGCTGCCGCTGCTGGGCCGGCTGGCCGACCTGCGGGGCCGCGTCCCCGTCCTGATCGGCTGCCTGCTGCTGTTCGCCGTCGGCTCCCTGCTCACCGCCACCGCCGACTCCCTCGGCCCGGCGGTCCTCGGCCGCGGCCTGCAGGGCATCGGCGCCGGAGGGCTGGTGCCCGCGACGCTCGCGCTGGTCGCCGACCGGTGGCCGCCGGAGCGCCGCTCGGTGCCGCTCGGGGTGGTCGGCGCGGTGCAGGAGGGCGGTGCCGTGCTCGGCCCGCTGGCCGGGGCGGCGGTCCTCGCGGTGGCCGACTGGCGGGCGATCTTCTGGCTCAACCTGCTGCTCGGCCTCGGCCTGGCGGTCGGCGTCGTGGCCACCGGCCGTGTCCGCCGCCCCGACCCGGTCGGCCTGGGGCTGGCGGTCGTGGCCGCGCTCGCGCTCGGCCTCCAGCTGGCCGAGCCGGCGCAACTGGCAGAGGACGTCACCCTCGGCCTGCTGTACGTGCCGGTCGCCGAGCCCTTGGAGTGGACGACGCCGCTGCTGCTGGTCGGCGCGGTCGCCACGCTGGCCCTGGTCGCCCGAAGCCTGTCGACTCCCGACGGCGCCGTCCTGCCCCTGCGAGGCGTGCGGCGCCTGGCGACCGAGGTCGACCTGCTGGGCTCCGCGCTCGTCGTGGTCGCCCTCGGCTCGCTGGTCTGGGCGTTCGCCGCGGCCGACACGTCGCGCCAGGTCGTCGCCCACGGCCCCGTCCTGCTGCCGGTGGCGGTCGCCGCTGCCGTGGTGTTCATCTGGCACGAGCGCCGCACCCCCCGGCCGGTCCTGCCGCTGCACGCGCTGCGGCCGGTCGGGGCGTGGGGCGCCCTGCTGGTCAACCTGCTCGTCGGCGTGGCGCTGGTCGCCGCCCTGGTCGACATCCCGCTCTTCGCCCGCAGCACCACGACACCCGGCGACCAGCTCGGTGCCGCGCTGGTGCTGCTGCGGTTGCTGATCGCGGTCCCGATCGGTGCCGTGGCGGGCGGCTGGCTCTGCCGGGTGGTGGCGCCGCGGCTGGTGGCGGCCGCCGGGATGGCCCTGGCCGCGGCCGCCTTCGTGGCGATGGCCCGCTGGGACGCCGACTCCCTCGACGGCGGGTGGTCGACGGTCGTGCTGCTGGCCGCGGGCCTCGGCTTCGGGCTCGCCATCGCGCCGGTCAACGCCGTCCTGCTGGCGGTCACCGAGTCGGAGGTGCACGGCAGCGCCAGTGCTCTGGCCGTCGTCGCCCGCACCGTCGGGATGCTCACCGGGCTCTCCCTGCTGACCGCCGTCGCCCTCCGGCGGTTCAACGCGGAGATCGCGGCCGCGGGCAGTCCGCTGGAGCTGTGCCCGCGGACGCCGTCGGACTGCGCGCCGTACGACGCGGCGGTCGACTCGGCGATCCTCACGCAGCTGCACACGGTCTTCGTGGGTGCGGCTGTCGCCGCAGCTCTGGCGGCCCTCGCCGCGCTGGTGCTGCTCCGGTCGGGCCGGACGACCGCCGTCGGACGCTGA
- a CDS encoding LppX_LprAFG lipoprotein, translated as MSLRRTGGSLLAMAVFAVPVLAGCGGSDEPEESAADLLARAKTVLDDASSAHFVLDSEGAPESGTLLVGGEGDIARPASFAGTLKVLALGATLDLEVVSVDGTVYAQLPFTSGFSVVDPAQFGFGDPGALLDEQTGISQLLAEADSAELGEERRVGGEVVREVTAELPGALVEQILTSEDPSRPVRARFSIATETGELRRAELTGPFFAAEDDATYTLELSDFGADVEITAPPTG; from the coding sequence ATGTCGCTGCGCCGTACGGGCGGCTCGCTGCTCGCCATGGCCGTGTTCGCCGTCCCGGTGCTCGCCGGCTGCGGCGGCAGCGACGAGCCGGAGGAGTCGGCGGCCGACCTGCTGGCGCGCGCCAAGACGGTGCTCGACGACGCCAGCAGCGCGCACTTCGTCCTCGACAGCGAGGGCGCGCCCGAGTCCGGCACCCTGCTCGTCGGTGGCGAGGGCGACATCGCCCGTCCGGCGTCGTTCGCGGGCACGCTGAAGGTGCTCGCACTCGGCGCCACCCTCGACCTCGAGGTGGTGTCGGTCGACGGCACGGTGTACGCCCAGCTGCCGTTCACCTCCGGCTTCAGCGTCGTCGACCCGGCCCAGTTCGGGTTCGGCGACCCGGGCGCGCTGCTCGACGAGCAGACCGGCATCAGCCAGCTGCTCGCCGAGGCCGATTCGGCCGAGCTGGGGGAGGAGCGCCGGGTGGGCGGTGAGGTGGTCCGCGAGGTGACCGCCGAGCTGCCCGGGGCGCTGGTCGAGCAGATCCTGACCAGCGAGGACCCGAGCAGGCCCGTGCGGGCCCGCTTCTCCATCGCCACGGAGACCGGCGAGCTGCGCCGGGCCGAGCTGACCGGGCCGTTCTTCGCGGCCGAGGACGACGCGACCTACACCCTCGAGCTGAGCGACTTCGGTGCCGATGTCGAGATCACCGCGCCACCCACCGGCTGA
- a CDS encoding VOC family protein, protein MDVLFVASVSVIAPDPAASRRLYVEALGLPLERLDGEYFASERIEGSKHFGVWPLAEAARACFGTESWPADRPVPQASIEFELADADAVSAGAAELTSRGFDLLHGARTEPWGQAVARLQSGEGLVVGLSYAPWLH, encoded by the coding sequence ATGGACGTGCTCTTCGTCGCCAGCGTCAGCGTCATCGCCCCTGATCCCGCGGCGAGCCGGCGGCTCTACGTCGAGGCGCTGGGGCTGCCCCTCGAGCGGCTGGACGGCGAGTACTTCGCCAGCGAGCGCATCGAGGGCAGCAAGCACTTCGGGGTGTGGCCGCTCGCCGAGGCGGCGCGGGCCTGCTTCGGCACGGAGAGCTGGCCGGCCGACCGGCCGGTACCGCAGGCCAGCATCGAGTTCGAGCTGGCGGACGCCGACGCGGTGTCCGCGGGAGCGGCGGAGCTGACCAGCCGCGGGTTCGACCTGCTGCACGGCGCGCGGACGGAGCCGTGGGGCCAGGCGGTCGCCCGGCTGCAGTCGGGCGAGGGGCTGGTGGTGGGGCTGTCCTACGCGCCGTGGCTGCACTGA
- the lepA gene encoding translation elongation factor 4 has product MTTPATTDPARIRNFCIIAHIDHGKSTLADRMLEVTGIIEARQMRAQYLDRMDIERERGITIKAQNVRLPWTPKSGGHEGTDHVLHMIDTPGHVDFTYEVSRSLAACEGAVLLVDAAQGIEAQTLANLYLAMENDLTIIPVLNKIDLPAAQPEKYAAEIAHIIGCDPDEVLRVSGKTGEGVPELLDAIVDQIPAPVGDAGGPARAMIFDSVYDIYRGVITYVRVVDGRISARDRIKMMSTGATHELLEIGVISPEPKPVESLGVGEVGYFITGVKDVRQSRVGDTVTLQHKPAAESLGGYRDPKPMVYSGLYPIDGSEYPLLREALDKLLLNDAALTYEPETSAALGFGFRVGFLGLLHLEIVRERLEREAGISLISTAPNVVYRVVMEDGSELTVTNPSDWPEGKIDKVFEPVVSATIIAPSDYTGAIMELCQSRRGQLGGMDYLSESRVELRYTLPLGEIIFDFFDALKSRTRGYASLDYAEAGEQESSLVKVDILLQGEAVDAFSAIVHKDKAYSYGVMMAGKLRELIPRQQFEVPIQAAVGSRVIARETVRAIRKDVLAKCYGGDITRKRKLLEKQKEGKKRMKMVGRVEVPQEAFVAALSTNESTASKK; this is encoded by the coding sequence GTGACGACTCCTGCCACCACCGATCCGGCCCGCATCCGGAACTTCTGCATCATCGCCCACATCGACCACGGCAAGTCGACGTTGGCCGACCGGATGCTCGAGGTCACCGGGATCATCGAGGCACGGCAGATGCGCGCCCAGTACCTCGACCGCATGGACATCGAGCGCGAGCGCGGCATCACGATCAAGGCGCAGAACGTGCGCCTGCCGTGGACGCCGAAGAGCGGCGGCCACGAGGGCACCGACCACGTCCTCCACATGATCGACACCCCGGGACACGTCGACTTCACCTACGAGGTGTCCCGGTCGCTGGCCGCCTGCGAGGGCGCCGTCCTGCTGGTCGACGCCGCACAGGGCATCGAGGCCCAGACCCTGGCCAACCTGTACCTGGCCATGGAGAACGACCTCACGATCATCCCGGTGCTCAACAAGATCGACCTGCCGGCCGCGCAGCCCGAGAAGTACGCCGCGGAGATCGCGCACATCATCGGCTGCGACCCCGACGAGGTCCTGCGGGTCAGCGGCAAGACCGGCGAAGGCGTGCCCGAGCTGCTCGACGCCATCGTCGACCAGATCCCCGCCCCGGTCGGCGACGCCGGCGGCCCGGCCCGCGCGATGATCTTCGACTCGGTCTACGACATCTACCGGGGCGTCATCACCTACGTCCGGGTCGTCGACGGGCGCATCTCCGCGCGCGACCGGATCAAGATGATGTCGACCGGCGCCACGCACGAGCTGCTCGAGATCGGGGTGATCAGCCCCGAGCCCAAGCCGGTCGAGAGCCTCGGCGTCGGCGAGGTCGGCTACTTCATCACCGGCGTGAAGGACGTCCGCCAGTCCCGCGTCGGCGACACCGTCACGCTGCAGCACAAGCCGGCCGCGGAGTCGCTCGGCGGCTACCGCGACCCGAAGCCGATGGTCTACTCCGGCCTCTACCCGATCGACGGCAGCGAGTACCCGCTGCTCCGCGAGGCGCTGGACAAGCTGCTGCTCAACGACGCCGCGCTCACCTACGAGCCGGAGACGTCGGCGGCCCTGGGCTTCGGCTTCCGCGTCGGCTTCCTCGGCCTGCTGCACCTGGAGATCGTCCGCGAGCGCCTGGAGCGCGAGGCCGGCATCAGCCTGATCTCCACCGCCCCCAACGTCGTGTACCGGGTGGTCATGGAGGACGGCTCCGAGCTCACGGTGACCAACCCCAGCGACTGGCCCGAGGGCAAGATCGACAAGGTCTTCGAGCCGGTCGTCAGCGCGACGATCATCGCCCCGAGCGACTACACCGGCGCGATCATGGAGCTCTGCCAGAGCCGCCGCGGCCAGCTGGGCGGCATGGACTACCTGAGCGAGTCCCGCGTCGAGCTGCGCTACACGCTGCCCCTCGGCGAGATCATCTTCGACTTCTTCGACGCCCTGAAGTCCCGCACCCGCGGCTACGCCAGTCTCGACTACGCCGAGGCCGGCGAGCAGGAGTCGTCACTGGTCAAGGTGGACATCCTGCTGCAGGGCGAGGCCGTCGACGCGTTCAGCGCGATCGTGCACAAGGACAAGGCCTACAGCTACGGCGTGATGATGGCCGGCAAGCTGCGCGAGCTCATCCCGCGGCAGCAGTTCGAGGTGCCCATCCAGGCGGCCGTCGGTTCCCGGGTCATCGCCCGGGAGACCGTCCGCGCCATCCGCAAGGACGTCCTCGCCAAGTGCTACGGCGGTGACATCACCCGCAAGCGGAAGCTGCTGGAGAAGCAGAAGGAGGGCAAGAAGCGGATGAAGATGGTCGGCCGCGTCGAGGTCCCCCAGGAGGCCTTCGTGGCCGCGCTCTCCACCAACGAGTCCACCGCGTCGAAGAAGTGA
- the rpsT gene encoding 30S ribosomal protein S20, with product MANIKSQKKRIKTNEKARQRNVAVKSALKTAVRRVRTAAESGDAAAATTAFQVAAKALDKAASKGVIHKNQAANRKSGLAKLTAGL from the coding sequence GTGGCGAACATCAAGTCCCAGAAGAAGCGGATCAAGACCAACGAGAAGGCGCGCCAGCGCAACGTTGCCGTCAAGTCCGCCCTGAAGACGGCGGTCCGGCGCGTCCGCACGGCTGCCGAGTCCGGGGACGCCGCCGCTGCCACCACCGCCTTCCAGGTCGCCGCGAAGGCGCTGGACAAGGCCGCGAGCAAGGGCGTCATCCACAAGAACCAGGCTGCCAACCGCAAGTCGGGTCTGGCGAAGCTGACCGCCGGCCTCTGA
- the holA gene encoding DNA polymerase III subunit delta, with translation MPAAPVEPTSRLRVVMGEEELLRSRAVSAVRTAVLARHEEAEVHELQAAGLPVGELADVLAPSLFGGHRLVVVSGVHECAAALADALIGYAKDPDPDLTLVIVHFGGKRNEALVKAFTAAGAAVDECLKITSAGDRGAFVRNEVRSAGGRITADAVVALVDAIGADLRQLSAAATQLVSDFGGTVDADAVARFHQGQAEVSGFTVAERVLLGDRAGSIEMLRWALERGVAHVLIADAIADGVRTAARVAALSSTNPGELARVLKMPPWKVKKAQAQSRGWSIDGLQQAIGVAADLNADVKGAAASADYALERAVRRIVTIRAETGRGRPARTGR, from the coding sequence GTGCCGGCCGCTCCCGTCGAACCCACCTCCCGCCTGCGCGTGGTGATGGGGGAGGAGGAGCTGCTCCGCTCCCGCGCCGTCTCGGCGGTCCGCACCGCCGTGCTCGCCCGCCACGAGGAGGCGGAGGTCCACGAGCTGCAGGCCGCGGGCCTCCCGGTCGGCGAGCTCGCCGACGTGCTCGCCCCCTCGCTGTTCGGCGGGCACCGCCTGGTGGTCGTCAGCGGCGTCCACGAGTGCGCCGCCGCGCTGGCCGATGCGCTGATCGGCTACGCGAAGGACCCCGATCCCGACCTGACGCTGGTGATCGTCCACTTCGGCGGCAAGCGGAACGAGGCCCTGGTCAAGGCCTTCACCGCCGCGGGTGCCGCCGTCGACGAGTGCCTGAAGATCACCTCGGCGGGCGACCGCGGGGCATTCGTGCGCAACGAGGTCCGCTCCGCGGGCGGCCGGATCACCGCCGACGCCGTCGTCGCTCTCGTCGACGCGATCGGCGCCGACCTCCGCCAGCTCTCGGCCGCGGCCACCCAGCTGGTGTCCGACTTCGGCGGCACCGTCGACGCCGACGCGGTGGCCCGGTTCCACCAGGGCCAGGCGGAGGTCAGCGGTTTCACCGTCGCCGAGCGGGTGTTGCTCGGCGACCGCGCCGGCTCCATCGAGATGCTGCGCTGGGCCCTCGAGCGCGGGGTGGCCCACGTGCTCATCGCCGACGCCATCGCCGACGGGGTGCGCACCGCCGCCCGGGTGGCCGCGCTGAGTTCCACGAACCCCGGCGAGCTGGCGCGGGTGCTCAAGATGCCGCCGTGGAAGGTCAAGAAGGCCCAGGCGCAGTCGCGCGGCTGGAGCATCGACGGCCTGCAGCAGGCGATCGGCGTGGCCGCCGACCTCAACGCCGACGTCAAGGGCGCGGCAGCCAGCGCCGACTACGCGCTCGAGCGCGCTGTCCGGCGGATCGTCACCATCCGCGCCGAGACCGGCCGCGGCCGGCCCGCCCGTACCGGCCGCTGA
- a CDS encoding ComEC/Rec2 family competence protein, translating into MTTARDAARWSWVDLRLAPVAAAVWVTSLVAPWTTAGVLSAAAVTATIVAAPLARRRTAAATMALAVLAGVAVTSTAAAVRHATRADSPLGAVEGTAVVDLELDGDPHLLTGGGEPRVVVDATVTAVLDEPVVHRLHATVVLFASAREWRTLLPGQQVRVRVKVAPPEPGDDVVAVLSARGPPAVVGEPPWVQRVAGAVRDDLSDSAARVLAPRPAGLLPGLVVGDTRAMDPVLEEDFRSAGLAHLTAVSGANVAIVLAGVLWPLRRRAVDRRVQAVVATLALVGFVVLARPSPSVVRAAAMGAVTLVALATGRPRVALPALGAAVCVLLLIDPSLARDPGFVLSVAATAGIVVLAPGWSRRLRESRCWPPVADALAVSAAAGLVTAPVVAGLSGTVSLVSLPANLLAAPAVPAATVLGLAGALLSVPSPWLGDGLVWLAGWPARWLVAVAERSADLPDAVTGWPAGTPGAALLTVLLALAGWLLWRFGRLRPLALAALVGLVAVGWPMRQAVRGWPPPQTVLVACDVGQGDALVLPTGTRAGILVDAGPDVAAVDRCLERLGIDILPLVVLSHLDADHVGGWRVRSAAGTSGWSPRARCRPPTSASMTSVARSGPTEPSGRCSSPATAGRSVPPRSTCSPPIRRGRPPGPSPTTCPWSRGSPSPASGSCSPET; encoded by the coding sequence GTGACCACCGCGAGGGACGCGGCGCGCTGGTCCTGGGTCGACCTCCGCCTCGCCCCGGTGGCGGCCGCCGTCTGGGTCACCAGCCTCGTCGCGCCCTGGACGACCGCCGGTGTCCTGTCCGCCGCCGCGGTCACCGCGACGATCGTGGCGGCCCCCCTGGCCCGGCGTCGGACCGCGGCCGCCACGATGGCCCTGGCGGTGCTGGCCGGCGTCGCCGTCACGTCGACGGCGGCCGCGGTCCGGCACGCGACGAGGGCCGACTCCCCCCTCGGTGCGGTCGAGGGCACGGCTGTCGTCGACCTCGAGCTCGACGGGGATCCGCACCTGCTGACCGGCGGCGGCGAGCCGCGCGTCGTGGTCGACGCAACCGTGACGGCCGTCCTCGACGAGCCGGTCGTGCACCGGCTGCACGCAACGGTGGTGCTGTTCGCCTCGGCTCGCGAGTGGCGGACGCTGCTTCCCGGGCAGCAGGTGCGGGTGCGGGTGAAGGTGGCGCCGCCGGAGCCTGGGGACGACGTCGTCGCCGTCCTCTCGGCTCGCGGGCCGCCCGCCGTCGTCGGCGAGCCACCGTGGGTGCAGCGGGTCGCGGGAGCGGTGCGGGACGACCTGTCGGACAGCGCGGCGAGGGTGCTCGCACCGCGGCCGGCGGGTCTGCTGCCGGGCCTGGTCGTCGGCGACACCCGCGCCATGGACCCGGTGCTCGAGGAGGACTTCCGCAGCGCCGGCCTGGCTCATCTCACCGCGGTGTCTGGTGCCAACGTCGCGATCGTCCTCGCCGGGGTCCTCTGGCCGCTGCGCCGCCGGGCGGTCGACCGACGGGTCCAGGCGGTCGTGGCGACGTTGGCGCTGGTCGGCTTCGTGGTGCTCGCCCGGCCCAGCCCGAGCGTGGTGCGCGCTGCCGCCATGGGCGCGGTGACGCTCGTGGCGCTGGCGACCGGCCGACCGCGGGTGGCGCTGCCGGCCCTGGGGGCCGCGGTGTGCGTCCTGCTGCTCATCGACCCGAGCCTGGCGCGGGATCCGGGCTTCGTCCTGTCCGTCGCGGCGACGGCCGGCATCGTCGTGCTGGCGCCGGGCTGGTCGCGGAGGCTCCGCGAGTCACGGTGCTGGCCGCCCGTGGCCGACGCACTGGCGGTCAGCGCCGCGGCCGGACTGGTGACCGCGCCGGTCGTCGCCGGCCTGTCCGGCACGGTGAGCCTGGTGTCGCTGCCGGCCAACCTGCTGGCGGCGCCCGCCGTCCCGGCGGCCACCGTCCTCGGGCTGGCGGGCGCGCTGCTGTCCGTGCCGTCTCCGTGGCTCGGCGACGGTCTGGTGTGGCTGGCCGGCTGGCCCGCGCGCTGGCTCGTCGCGGTCGCCGAGCGCTCGGCCGACCTCCCCGACGCCGTGACGGGCTGGCCGGCCGGAACACCCGGCGCCGCGTTGCTGACGGTGCTGCTGGCCCTGGCCGGGTGGCTGCTGTGGCGGTTCGGCCGGCTGCGCCCGCTGGCGCTGGCCGCGCTGGTCGGTCTGGTCGCGGTCGGCTGGCCGATGCGACAGGCCGTGCGTGGCTGGCCGCCGCCGCAGACCGTGCTGGTCGCCTGCGACGTCGGGCAGGGGGATGCGCTCGTGCTGCCGACCGGGACGCGGGCCGGGATCCTCGTCGACGCCGGCCCGGACGTGGCGGCGGTGGATCGCTGCCTGGAGCGGCTCGGCATCGACATCCTGCCCCTCGTGGTGCTGTCCCACCTCGACGCCGACCACGTCGGGGGCTGGCGGGTGCGCTCGGCGGCCGGGACGTCGGGGTGGTCGCCACGGGCACGCTGTCGCCCGCCGACGAGCGCGTCGATGACCTCCGTCGCGCGGTCCGGGCCCACGGAGCCGAGTGGGAGGTGCTCGTCCCCGGCGACCGCCGGACGATCGGTCCCGCCGCGATCGACGTGCTCGCCCCCGATCCGGCGCGGGCGACCGCCGGGGCCGAGCCCAACGACCTGTCCCTGGTCGCGCGGATCACCGTCTCCGGCATCCGGATCCTGTTCACCGGAGACCTGA
- a CDS encoding ComEA family DNA-binding protein: MRLSSRRSDDADVIRARLRVLLDERTSIGGWLPDDDWLPDDDRVTVPPPDEGDEPGPPLPNLGRHRAPDAVVRWNPGRPAARSLWIAGLLAACLLVAWTWLQRPTVEPVGDATPAVSEPAPSATPVGEAADASSTVVVSVVGLVASPGLVTLPTGARIADAVQAAGGLLPDADPASVNLAAVVADGQQVVVGLPGAGPAGPAPAGAGPAAGGVVNLNTAGVAELDALPGIGPVLAQRIVDHRTAEGPFTSVDQLDDVPGIGPTIAAELADLVGV; the protein is encoded by the coding sequence GTGCGCCTCTCCTCCCGACGCAGCGACGACGCCGACGTGATCCGCGCCCGCCTGCGGGTGCTCCTGGACGAGCGCACCAGCATCGGGGGCTGGTTGCCGGACGACGACTGGCTCCCGGACGACGACCGCGTGACCGTGCCCCCGCCCGACGAGGGCGACGAGCCCGGCCCGCCGTTGCCCAATCTCGGGCGCCATCGCGCCCCCGATGCAGTGGTCCGCTGGAACCCCGGCCGGCCGGCGGCACGGTCGCTCTGGATCGCCGGTCTCCTCGCCGCCTGCCTGCTCGTCGCCTGGACCTGGCTGCAGCGGCCGACGGTCGAGCCCGTCGGCGACGCCACTCCGGCCGTCAGCGAGCCGGCCCCCTCGGCGACGCCGGTGGGGGAGGCGGCCGACGCCTCCAGCACCGTCGTCGTCTCTGTGGTGGGGCTCGTGGCCAGCCCCGGCCTGGTCACCCTGCCCACCGGCGCCCGGATCGCCGACGCGGTCCAGGCCGCGGGCGGACTCCTGCCGGACGCCGACCCGGCGTCGGTGAACCTGGCGGCCGTGGTCGCCGACGGGCAGCAGGTCGTCGTCGGCCTCCCGGGAGCTGGCCCAGCGGGGCCTGCTCCAGCAGGGGCCGGGCCCGCCGCAGGAGGCGTGGTCAACCTGAACACGGCGGGCGTCGCGGAACTGGACGCCCTGCCGGGCATCGGGCCCGTGCTCGCGCAGCGGATCGTCGACCACCGCACGGCGGAGGGGCCGTTCACCAGCGTCGACCAGCTGGACGACGTACCGGGCATCGGCCCCACGATCGCCGCCGAGCTCGCCGACCTGGTGGGCGTGTGA
- a CDS encoding DegV family protein → MSVVVVTDSSAYLPDELVDGYGIHVVPLYVVLAGRSGREGWDISPADVAGALAVRGQHVSTSRPTPGDFVAAYRRALDEGAERLVSIHLSAELSGTWDAARLAASQVGEHIVTVIDSKSAAMGTGFAVLAAARSAAAGADAAAVAESARSTAAGTRTLFVVDTLEHLRRGGRIGSAATLFGSALAVKPVLHVVDGRVVPLEKVRTSARALNRLVQRVVDAAADGPVSVAVHHLAAEERAERLASEIRARVPSLRELHVSELGAAIGAHVGPGAVGAVVAPFWQDPLDDPLQR, encoded by the coding sequence ATGTCCGTCGTCGTCGTCACCGATTCGTCGGCGTATCTGCCCGATGAATTGGTCGACGGGTACGGCATCCACGTCGTCCCGCTGTACGTCGTGCTCGCCGGCCGGTCGGGGCGGGAGGGCTGGGACATCAGCCCGGCCGACGTCGCCGGCGCGCTGGCCGTGCGGGGCCAGCACGTGTCGACGTCCCGGCCGACGCCCGGGGACTTCGTGGCGGCCTACCGGCGGGCGCTGGACGAGGGGGCCGAGCGTCTGGTCTCGATCCACCTGTCGGCGGAGCTCTCCGGGACCTGGGACGCCGCACGGCTGGCCGCATCGCAGGTCGGCGAGCACATCGTCACCGTCATCGACTCCAAGTCGGCGGCGATGGGCACCGGGTTCGCCGTGCTGGCGGCCGCCCGCTCCGCCGCCGCCGGTGCCGACGCCGCGGCGGTCGCGGAGTCGGCCCGCTCGACGGCGGCGGGCACCCGCACCCTCTTCGTGGTGGACACCCTCGAGCATCTCCGGCGAGGCGGGCGGATCGGCTCGGCAGCGACGTTGTTCGGCTCGGCGCTCGCCGTGAAGCCGGTGCTGCACGTCGTCGACGGCCGCGTCGTCCCGCTCGAGAAGGTGCGGACCTCGGCGCGTGCCCTCAACCGGCTGGTCCAGCGGGTCGTCGATGCCGCCGCCGACGGGCCGGTGTCGGTGGCGGTGCACCACCTCGCCGCCGAGGAGCGGGCGGAGCGGCTGGCGTCGGAGATCCGGGCGCGCGTGCCCTCGCTGCGCGAGCTCCACGTCAGCGAACTGGGCGCCGCGATCGGCGCGCACGTCGGACCGGGAGCGGTGGGCGCGGTGGTCGCACCGTTCTGGCAGGACCCGCTGGACGACCCGCTGCAACGCTGA
- a CDS encoding histidine phosphatase family protein, which produces MTGPGLPPLAVPRLILWRHGRTEWNASGRFQGQLDPPLDEEGRHQAALAAPHLVAGGLTPGETIVISSDLSRAAETAATLTALLGVPLHLDPRLREHGMGCWEGLTRAEVAQRFPEQYADWMAGRTVRGRGGEEPAAVAERALAALATLPEAPVAVVVTHGGTAGRLMERLLGLGPDHRRMFGPLANCAWSELVAHGGRWRIVRHNSTVLQLPEIAAESVPTPGPALRVVRDATDGGGTPDDAPPPASDADAVL; this is translated from the coding sequence GTGACCGGCCCAGGGCTGCCTCCGCTGGCCGTGCCGCGGCTCATCCTCTGGCGCCACGGCCGGACCGAGTGGAACGCCAGCGGTCGGTTCCAGGGGCAGCTCGACCCGCCGCTCGACGAGGAGGGCCGCCACCAGGCCGCGCTCGCGGCGCCGCACCTCGTGGCCGGCGGCTTGACCCCCGGCGAGACGATCGTGATCTCCAGCGACCTGAGCCGGGCCGCGGAGACCGCCGCGACGCTGACGGCGCTGCTCGGTGTGCCGCTGCACCTCGACCCGCGCCTGCGTGAGCACGGCATGGGCTGCTGGGAGGGGCTGACCCGCGCCGAGGTGGCGCAGAGGTTCCCCGAGCAGTACGCCGACTGGATGGCCGGCCGGACCGTGCGTGGCCGGGGCGGCGAAGAGCCGGCAGCCGTGGCCGAGCGGGCCCTGGCCGCGCTGGCCACCCTCCCGGAGGCCCCCGTCGCGGTCGTCGTCACCCACGGGGGCACCGCAGGCCGGCTCATGGAGCGGTTGCTGGGTCTCGGGCCGGACCACCGGCGGATGTTCGGGCCGCTGGCCAACTGCGCGTGGAGCGAGCTGGTGGCGCATGGCGGCCGCTGGCGGATCGTGCGGCACAACAGCACGGTGCTCCAGCTGCCGGAGATCGCCGCCGAGAGTGTCCCCACCCCGGGGCCGGCCCTCCGTGTGGTGCGGGACGCCACCGACGGTGGGGGAACACCGGACGACGCGCCACCACCTGCCTCCGACGCGGACGCGGTGCTCTGA